A stretch of the Lactuca sativa cultivar Salinas chromosome 9, Lsat_Salinas_v11, whole genome shotgun sequence genome encodes the following:
- the LOC111920412 gene encoding oligopeptide transporter 6, translated as MAGINPDLVRENLAAAGAAPSDDDECPIKEVELTVPKTDDPTMPVLTFRMWVLGITSCVILSFVNQFYWYRTEPLSISSIAAQVATVPLGHLMARTITTRVFFKGQWCEFTMNPGPFNIKEHVLITIFANSGAGSVYATHILSAVKLFYKKQLAFLPAFIVMLTTQVLGFGWAGLFRRFLVEPAEMWWPSNLVQVSIFRSLHEQEKRPKGGTTLNQFFMIVLICSFSYYIFPGYFLQILTSVSWICWINKKSILVNQLGSGQNGLGIGSFGLDWSTIASYLGSPLASPWFATANVTVGFCLMMFVVTPTVYWNNIYQAKTFPFYSTELFKSDGSRYNTTAIINSNFQLDKVAYAKEGPLYMSAFFAMSYGLGFATLTATIVHVVLFNGWDILDKMKGTFGKSKKVDVHTRLMRAYKPVPMWWFYVILVLNIALIMFACNYYADILQLPWWGVLLACAIAIAFTLPIGIISATTNQTPGLNIITEYMIGYLYPGRPVANMCFKVYGYISMVQALTFIQDFKLGHYMKIPPRAMFMAQVLGTLISVVVYQVTAWMLMGSIPNLCDTTLLPKDSQWKCPMDHVFYDASVIWGLVGPQRIFGNLGVYPAINWFFLIGAILPLIVWIAHKCFPTQNWIRSIHFPVLLGATAMMPPASAVNYTSWILMAYLSGYVAFRYYPNAWKRYNYVLSGGLDAGTAFMSILLFLGLQTTGVSVNWWGNDGEGCPVATCPTAKGVVVDGCPVFS; from the exons ATGGCCGGAATAAACCCTGATCTAGTCAGGGAAAATCTCGCCGCCGCCGGCGCCGCCCCCTCCGACGACGACGAATGCCCTATCAAGGAAGTCGAATTAACAGTCCCGAAAACCGACGATCCCACCATGCCTGTACTCACTTTCAGAATGTGGGTTTTGGGTATAACTTCATGTGTGATTCTGTCGTTCGTTAACCAGTTTTACTGGTATAGAACTGAGCCATTGTCGATAAGCTCGATAGCAGCGCAGGTGGCGACGGTGCCGCTTGGCCACTTGATGGCTCGAACGATTACCACAAGGGTGTTCTTCAAAGGTCAATGGTGCGAGTTCACGATGAATCCTGGGCCTTTTAATATCAAAGAACATGTACTGATTACGATCTTTGCGAATTCTGGTGCTGGAAGTGTTTATGCGACTCATATTTTGAGTGCTGTGAAACTTTTTTACAAGAAGCAATTAGCTTTTCTTCCAGCATTCATCGTTATGCTTACTACACAG GTTCTGGGATTTGGCTGGGCTGGACTTTTCCGGCGGTTTCTAGTGGAGCCCGCTGAGATGTGGTGGCCGTCGAACCTGGTTCAGGTCTCCATTTTTAG ATCATTGCACGAGCAAGAAAAGAGACCAAAGGGTGGCACCACACTAAATCAATTCTTCATGATCGTCTTAATCTGCAGCTTCTCTTACTACATTTTCCCAGGATACTTTCTCCAAATCTTAACATCAGTTTCATGGATATGTTGGATCAACAAAAAATCCATTCTAGTCAACCAACTCGGGTCAGGTCAAAATGGTTTAGGAATCGGTTCATTTGGGCTCGATTGGTCCACAATTGCATCATACCTCGGTAGCCCACTAGCCAGCCCATGGTTCGCGACTGCAAATGTCACCGTAGGGTTTTGTCTTATGATGTTTGTGGTCACACCAACTGTTTATTGGAATAATATTTATCAAGCCAAAACCTTTCCATTTTACTCCACGGAACTTTTTAAAAGTGATGGTTCACGTTACAACACGACTGCAATAATTAATTCCAACTTTCAACTCGATAAAGTTGCGTATGCAAAAGAAGGCCCATTGTATATGAGTGCTTTCTTTGCTATGTCTTATGGTCTTGGTTTTGCTACACTTACCGCAACTATTGTTCACGTCGTGCTCTTCAATGGATG GGATATATTGGACAAGATGAAAGGGACATTTGGGAAATCGAAGAAAGTTGATGTGCATACTAGGCTTATGCGGGCGTACAAACCGGTCCCAATGTGGTGGTTTTATGTTATTTTGGTGCTGAATATTGCTCTTATTATGTTCGCTTGCAACTATTATGCTGATATTCTTCAGTTGCCATGGTGGGGTGTCTTGTTAGCTTGTGCTATAGCTATAGCCTTTACGTTGCCCATTGGTATAATCTCTGCCACCACAAATCAG ACACCAGGGTTGAACATCATCACCGAGTACATGATCGGTTACTTGTATCCCGGACGACCAGTTGCAAATATGTGCTTCAAAGTTTACGGATACATCAGCATGGTTCAAGCTTTGACTTTTATCCAAGACTTCAAACTCGGGCATTACATGAAGATTCCACCAAGAGCCATGTTCATGGCACAA GTTTTGGGAACACTCATATCAGTCGTTGTATACCAAGTAACCGCGTGGATGCTAATGGGGAGCATCCCTAACCTCTGCGACACCACCTTGCTCCCAAAAGACAGTCAATGGAAGTGCCCGATGGACCATGTGTTCTACGACGCTTCTGTAATTTGGGGATTAGTTGGCCCACAACGGATTTTTGGAAACCTAGGAGTTTACCCTGCGATTAATTGGTTCTTCTTGATTGGAGCGATTTTGCCGCTGATAGTTTGGATTGCTCACAAGTGTTTCCCGACGCAGAATTGGATTCGATCGATTCATTTTCCGGTGTTGTTGGGTGCTACGGCGATGATGCCGCCGGCTTCCGCCGTGAACTATACCAGCTGGATTTTGATGGCGTATCTCTCCGGTTATGTTGCTTTTAGGTATTATCCGAATGCGTGGAAACGGTATAATTATGTTCTTTCCGGTGGCCTTGATGCTGGAACGGCGTTCATGAGTATTTTGTTGTTCTTGGGACTGCAAACGACGGGGGTTTCGGTGAACTGGTGGGGGAACGACGGTGAAGGCTGCCCCGTTGCTACTTGTCCGACAGCCAAAGGGGTTGTGGTCGACGGTTGTCCTGTTTTTAGTTGA